Proteins encoded by one window of Dioscorea cayenensis subsp. rotundata cultivar TDr96_F1 chromosome 6, TDr96_F1_v2_PseudoChromosome.rev07_lg8_w22 25.fasta, whole genome shotgun sequence:
- the LOC120263212 gene encoding uncharacterized protein LOC120263212: MKTVFRSLELWDLVESGVVETKDDAMTRENKKRDARAMCLIQQAVDGPNLDRISETKTAHEAWEVLRKQCQGTSKVLSVRIQALRQDFETLQMGDDEAVQDYISRVISVVNQVKALGHKLKESDVVSKVLRSLAPKFDWVAVAIEESKELATLSLDDLCGTLQAHEVRVNRTQRTYVKTNEKALHVKSEHTSSSHSMGDPTGSSWGDGRGRGRGFIRG, encoded by the coding sequence ATGAAGACGGTGTTTAGATCCTTGGAGCTTTGGGATCTAGTGGAGAGTGGTGTGGTTGAGACAAAGGATGATGCAATGACAAGGGAGAATAAGAAGCGGGATGCGCGGGCTATGTGTCTGATCCAACAGGCCGTGGATGGACCAAACCTTGATCGCATCTCGGAGACGAAGACTGCGCATGAGGCGTGGGAGGTTCTTCGGAAGCAATGCCAAGGCACGTCCAAGGTTTTGTCGGTGAGAATACAGGCTCTCCGACAAGACTTTGAGACCTTGCAAATGGGTGATGATGAAGCTGTCCAGGATTATATCTCCAGAGTTATCTCTGTCGTCAATCAAGTGAAGGCTCTTGGTCACAAGTTGAAGGAGTCTGATGTTGTGTCCAAGGTTCTTCGTAGCTTGGCACCAAAATTCGATTGGGTGGCGGTGGCGATTGAAGAGTCTAAGGAGCTAGCCACTCTCTCACTTGATGATCTCTGTGGAACACTTCAGGCTCATGAAGTGAGGGTCAATCGCACTCAACGCACCTATGTAAAGACAAACGAGAAGGCGCTTCATGTGAAGAGTGAGCACACAAGCTCCAGTCACAGCATGGGAGATCCCACAGGGAGCTCTTGGGGAGATGGCAGAGGTCGAGGGAGAGGTTTCATTCGTGGATGA